The following coding sequences are from one Paenibacillus sp. FSL R5-0912 window:
- a CDS encoding D-alanyl-D-alanine carboxypeptidase family protein produces MVRKIRYVTLALCIAVSVLGGASGAFAEEKSKGTANAGNTGSTAVDLAPGARSAILMDASTGTIIYEKNSHDKLPPASITKIMTMLLTVEALDEGRLQLTDKVRTSEYAASMGGSQIFLEPGEEMTVDEMLKGIAMASGNDASVAMAEKIAGSESAFVDLMNQKAEALGLKDTHFANCNGLPAANHYSSAHDIAVISQELLKHERIIKYTGSYQDYLRKDSAKPFWLVNTNKLVRFYTGADGLKTGYTAEAKFCLSATAARDGLRAVAVVLGEPNTKTRNSEVSSMFDYLFSQYKLHTIHKAGDPIGTVKIEKGVKTELPLTAKETYSVLLKKGITQEGIRHELVLEENLKAPVAADQTVGKLVVYQGTDVLKEYELKAGEDVAKAGWWKLFKRTTGSLFTID; encoded by the coding sequence ATTGTGAGAAAAATTCGTTATGTAACGCTTGCGCTGTGCATCGCTGTTTCGGTTCTGGGAGGGGCATCCGGCGCTTTTGCTGAGGAAAAATCCAAAGGCACTGCCAATGCTGGCAATACCGGAAGCACTGCAGTTGACCTCGCACCCGGGGCACGTTCTGCCATTCTAATGGATGCCAGCACGGGCACGATCATCTACGAGAAAAACAGCCATGACAAGCTGCCGCCGGCCAGTATTACCAAAATTATGACTATGCTGCTGACCGTGGAGGCGCTGGATGAAGGCAGGCTGCAGCTGACCGACAAAGTGCGCACCAGTGAGTATGCTGCATCGATGGGCGGTTCTCAGATTTTTCTGGAGCCGGGTGAGGAAATGACGGTGGATGAAATGCTGAAGGGCATCGCCATGGCTTCCGGCAATGACGCTTCTGTAGCGATGGCGGAGAAAATCGCCGGCTCGGAGAGCGCTTTTGTGGATCTGATGAACCAGAAAGCTGAAGCCTTGGGTCTGAAAGATACCCACTTTGCCAACTGCAATGGACTGCCGGCAGCGAATCATTATTCATCTGCGCATGACATCGCCGTAATCAGCCAGGAACTGCTGAAGCATGAGCGGATTATCAAGTACACCGGCTCCTATCAGGATTACCTGCGCAAGGATTCGGCCAAGCCGTTCTGGCTGGTCAATACGAACAAGCTGGTGCGTTTCTATACAGGCGCTGACGGCCTGAAGACGGGGTATACGGCTGAAGCGAAGTTCTGCCTGTCCGCAACTGCGGCCAGAGACGGACTGCGTGCCGTTGCGGTTGTACTGGGTGAGCCGAATACCAAAACACGCAACAGTGAAGTGTCGTCGATGTTCGATTACCTCTTTTCCCAATATAAGCTGCATACGATTCACAAGGCGGGGGACCCCATCGGCACAGTGAAGATTGAGAAGGGCGTGAAGACGGAGCTGCCGCTGACGGCGAAGGAAACTTACAGTGTATTACTCAAAAAAGGAATTACCCAGGAGGGTATCCGGCATGAGCTGGTGCTGGAAGAAAACTTGAAGGCTCCTGTGGCCGCAGATCAGACTGTCGGCAAGCTGGTCGTATATCAAGGGACTGACGTGCTGAAAGAATACGAACTGAAGGCAGGCGAAGATGTGGCTAAGGCAGGCTGGTGGAAGCTGTTCAAGCGTACAACGGGGTCGCTTTTTACCATTGATTAG